Proteins encoded by one window of Candidatus Berkelbacteria bacterium:
- a CDS encoding DNA polymerase III subunit beta — GENLEMSFNQRYLLEVLEPINSDSVILRFSGASRPLLIQNPRDVSYLYLVMPMKSS; from the coding sequence GGAGAAAATCTTGAAATGTCTTTTAATCAGAGATATCTGCTTGAGGTATTGGAGCCCATAAATTCCGATAGCGTCATTCTGCGTTTTTCAGGCGCGAGCCGGCCCCTTTTAATTCAAAATCCCCGCGATGTTTCGTATCTTTATCTGGTAATGCCGATGAAGAGTTCGTGA